In Syngnathus acus chromosome 5, fSynAcu1.2, whole genome shotgun sequence, a genomic segment contains:
- the adnpa gene encoding activity-dependent neuroprotector homeobox a isoform X1: MYQIPVNDLTKLRKARKQVKIALEDIGLEFCKEAVNEFKDFSPGEEVFHETVHTDICGWHPSFSKIQNYRSRPYCCRECRFSSATYAGYKNHYRHAHKRLIQDKVLLNCSYCTFVANKRTLEIHVRVFHKDKLDQQISRINAAKQRQVATNKSGLGGTRSLYFCKKCTYRDSLYNAVRRHIYREHFKHVVAPYLRIIPKSSLLNGASFNGDNILCKRCKFTAKTYESLVQHVIEYHERIGAQVTAMIGHANVVVSSLPSMSQKSSMILNGGSSLAVNAKAQPVIGYLKPTGPVCKSPSLGAAKQVNAKAPCGTATADGGNVPAANTSQTQKWKICTVCNELFPETLYSAHFESAHKARIVWAMAKYIMKIHNFTSKCLLCNRYLPSDTLLNHLLIHGITCPQCHSSFHSVEKLLEHEQQAHFNVFVGPPGSAALMFDLTIKQNVQLHVLTFNMNESEAKEKSVRKVAPSLAQTQVLEGSFCTNREAIDTSKTVCPLCCTPVKESVANPLAFHLRQRHQVLQTMHPVEKKMTYKCIHCLGVYTSNMVASTITLHLVQCRAVGRKQASLGAKSALTLNSAGMPVLKRVLPTRVATYSKKIKLSTDSTFPSTAITKTRIGDLAVDQRNNEHKTFEARQKFLQSYFNQRPYPTAAEEKKLSTSLWIWKSHICKHFATMQRECKSECEKSNLAVLLGFDTQALEKVKHDIDFPSAQIESASGDRPGRLKSGVPNMARNKTVASSAKNICTEPILIDSDSEPEIEPTPVAKRNGDSNPRNSEPGDSTQTEKQAGHSAHPAEKEAGDSAQAEKEAGDSMLPEEKQTGDSTRAEDEADKSTHSEEKHAGDSTQTLENSQADSTEEESVATSTDTEEKQPVDSKDTGEKEAVTAEESSCTSEISLQEENANA; the protein is encoded by the exons ATGTATCAAATCCCTGTGAACGACTTGACCAAACTGAGGAAAGCCAGGAAACAGGTGAAAATTGCACTCGAAGATATTGGACTGGAGTTCTGCAAGGAGGCGGTAAAT GAATTCAAAGATTTTAGTCCTGGTGAGGAAGTTTTCCATGAGACCGTGCACACTGATATATGTGGCTGGCATCCTTCGTTCTCCAAAATACAG AACTACCGATCAAGGCCTTACTGCTGCAGAGAATGTCGCTTTTCTTCCGCAACCTACGCGGGTTACAAGAATCACTACCGCCATGCGCACAAGAGATTGATTCAGGATAAAGTTCTTCTTAACTGCTCGTACTGCACGTTTGTTGCAAACAAGAGAACATTGGAGATTCATGTTAGAGTATTCCACAAGGACAAATTGGACCAGCAGATATCCAGGATTAATGCAGCCAAACAGAGACAAGTAGCCACAAACAAGTCTGGCCTCGGTGGTACGAGGTCTTTGTACTTCTGCAAAAAATGCACCTATCGTGACAGTCTCTACAATGCCGTGAGAAGGCACATCTACCGGGAACATTTCAAGCACGTCGTCGCGCCGTATCTGCGCATCATCCCCAAGTCGTCACTCCTTAACGGCGCTTCTTTTAACGGAGACAACATTCTCTGCAAACGCTGCAAGTTTACAGCCAAAACCTACGAGTCGCTGGTGCAGCACGTCATCGAGTACCATGAGCGCATAGGCGCTCAGGTAACCGCCATGATCGGCCACGCTAATGTTGTCGTTTCCAGTCTGCCGAGCATGTCCCAGAAGTCTTCGATGATTCTCAACGGGGGGTCCTCCCTCGCAGTTAACGCCAAAGCACAACCGGTGATTGGCTACCTGAAGCCCACGGGCCCCGTGTGTAAAAGTCCGTCTTTGGGGGCGGCCAAACAGGTCAACGCAAAAGCCCCCTGCGGCACTGCCACCGCAGACGGCGGCAATGTGCCTGCCGCCAACACATCCCAGACCCAGAAATGGAAGATATGCACAGTGTGCAACGAGCTCTTCCCCGAGACCCTCTACAGCGCTCATTTTGAAAGTGCGCACAAGGCGAGGATAGTGTGGGCCATGGCCAAGTACATCATGAAAATCCACAACTTCACCAGCAAGTGTTTGCTTTGCAACCGCTACTTGCCCAGTGATACGCTGCTCAACCATCTGCTAATACACGGCATCACGTGCCCACAGTGCCACTCTTCTTTCCACAGTGTTGAGAAACTCCTTGAGCACGAGCAGCAGGCCCACTTTAACGTTTTTGTAGGACCACCCGGGTCGGCGGCGCTAATGTTCGATCTCACCATCAAACAAAACGTCCAGCTTCACGTTCTCACCTTTAACATGAACGAATCCGAGGCGAAAGAAAAGTCTGTCCGGAAAGTGGCCCCTTCCCTCGCCCAGACGCAAGTGCTTGAAGGTTCCTTCTGCACAAACAGGGAAGCGATTGACACGAGCAAGACAGTGTGCCCGCTGTGTTGCACCCCTGTGAAAGAATCGGTGGCAAATCCGTTGGCCTTTCACCTCAGGCAGCGACATCAGGTACTCCAAACGATGCATCCCGTTGAAAAGAAGATGACCTACAAGTGCATCCATTGTTTGGGAGTGTACACGAGCAACATGGTGGCTTCCACTATAACGCTGCATCTCGTCCAGTGCAGAGCGGTTGGAAGGAAGCAGGCCAGTCTTGGTGCCAAGTCGGCCCTGACGCTCAACTCGGCCGGAATGCCCGTGCTCAAGAGGGTGCTGCCGACACGCGTGGCCACTTATTCCAAGAAGATCAAACTGAGCACAGACTCAACATTTCCTTCCACCGCTATAACGAAGACACGTATCGGGGACCTCGCTGTGGATCAGCGAAACAATGAGCACAAGACATTTGAGGCTCGCCAAAAGTTCCTACAGTCCTACTTCAATCAGCGTCCTTATCCTACCGCCGCCGAAGAGAAAAAATTGTCCACGAGCCTCTGGATATGGAAATCTCACATATGCAAGCACTTTGCGACCATGCAGAGAGAATGCAAAAGTGAATGTGAGAAATCAAACCTGGCTGTACTTCTCGGATTTGACACGCAGGCCCTCGAGAAAGTCAAACACGACATTGATTTCCCCAGCGCCCAGATTGAAAGCGCTTCGGGGGACAGGCCCGGTCGGCTCAAGTCTGGCGTTCCGAATATGGCCCGAAACAAGACCGTCGCctcctctgcaaagaacatTTGCACAGAGCCCATTCTAATCGACTCGGATAGCGAGCCAGAAATCGAGCCAACTCCTGTTGCTAAGAGAAACGGTGACTCGAACCCGCGCAACAGTGAACCAGGCGACTCGACACAGACTGAAAAGCAGGCAGGCCACTCGGCGCATCCAGCGGAGAAGGAGGCAGGTGACTCGGCACAGGCGGAGAAGGAGGCAGGTGACTCGATGCTCCCCGAAGAGAAGCAGACAGGAGACTCCACACGCGCGGAAGACGAGGCAGATAAATCCACACACTCGGAAGAGAAGCACGCGGGTGACTCCACACAAACGTTAGAGAACTCGCAAGCCGACTCGACGGAAGAGGAGTCAGTAGCTACCTCGACAGATACAGAAGAGAAGCAGCCGGTCGACTCGAAAGACACAGGAGAGAAGGAAGCGGTAACCGCGGAAGAGTCTTCATGCACCAGTGAAATATCTTTGcaagaagaaaatgcaaacgCATGA
- the adnpa gene encoding activity-dependent neuroprotector homeobox a isoform X2, with protein MYQIPVNDLTKLRKARKQVKIALEDIGLEFCKEAVNEFKDFSPGEEVFHETVHTDICGWHPSFSKIQNYRSRPYCCRECRFSSATYAGYKNHYRHAHKRLIQDKVLLNCSYCTFVANKRTLEIHVRVFHKDKLDQQISRINAAKQRQVATNKSGLGGTRSLYFCKKCTYRDSLYNAVRRHIYREHFKHVVAPYLRIIPKSSLLNGASFNGDNILCKRCKFTAKTYESLVQHVIEYHERIGAQVTAMIGHANVVVSSLPSMSQKSSMILNGGSSLAVNAKAQPVIGYLKPTGPVCKSPSLGAAKQVNAKAPCGTATADGGNVPAANTSQTQKWKICTVCNELFPETLYSAHFESAHKARIVWAMAKYIMKIHNFTSKCLLCNRYLPSDTLLNHLLIHGITCPQCHSSFHSVEKLLEHEQQAHFNVFVGPPGSAALMFDLTIKQNVQLHVLTFNMNESEAKEKSVRKVAPSLAQTQVLEGSFCTNREAIDTSKTVCPLCCTPVKESVANPLAFHLRQRHQVLQTMHPVEKKMTYKCIHCLGVYTSNMVASTITLHLVQCRAVGRKQASLGAKSALTLNSAGMPVLKRVLPTRVATYSKKIKLSTDSTFPSTAITKTRIGDLAVDQRNNEHKTFEARQKFLQSYFNQRPYPTAAEEKKLSTSLWIWKSHICKHFATMQRECKSECEKSNLAVLLGFDTQALEKVKHDIDFPSAQIESASGDRPGRLKSGVPNMARNKTVASSAKNICTEPILIDSDSEPEIEPTPVAKRNGDSNPRNSEPGDSAQAEKEAGDSMLPEEKQTGDSTRAEDEADKSTHSEEKHAGDSTQTLENSQADSTEEESVATSTDTEEKQPVDSKDTGEKEAVTAEESSCTSEISLQEENANA; from the exons ATGTATCAAATCCCTGTGAACGACTTGACCAAACTGAGGAAAGCCAGGAAACAGGTGAAAATTGCACTCGAAGATATTGGACTGGAGTTCTGCAAGGAGGCGGTAAAT GAATTCAAAGATTTTAGTCCTGGTGAGGAAGTTTTCCATGAGACCGTGCACACTGATATATGTGGCTGGCATCCTTCGTTCTCCAAAATACAG AACTACCGATCAAGGCCTTACTGCTGCAGAGAATGTCGCTTTTCTTCCGCAACCTACGCGGGTTACAAGAATCACTACCGCCATGCGCACAAGAGATTGATTCAGGATAAAGTTCTTCTTAACTGCTCGTACTGCACGTTTGTTGCAAACAAGAGAACATTGGAGATTCATGTTAGAGTATTCCACAAGGACAAATTGGACCAGCAGATATCCAGGATTAATGCAGCCAAACAGAGACAAGTAGCCACAAACAAGTCTGGCCTCGGTGGTACGAGGTCTTTGTACTTCTGCAAAAAATGCACCTATCGTGACAGTCTCTACAATGCCGTGAGAAGGCACATCTACCGGGAACATTTCAAGCACGTCGTCGCGCCGTATCTGCGCATCATCCCCAAGTCGTCACTCCTTAACGGCGCTTCTTTTAACGGAGACAACATTCTCTGCAAACGCTGCAAGTTTACAGCCAAAACCTACGAGTCGCTGGTGCAGCACGTCATCGAGTACCATGAGCGCATAGGCGCTCAGGTAACCGCCATGATCGGCCACGCTAATGTTGTCGTTTCCAGTCTGCCGAGCATGTCCCAGAAGTCTTCGATGATTCTCAACGGGGGGTCCTCCCTCGCAGTTAACGCCAAAGCACAACCGGTGATTGGCTACCTGAAGCCCACGGGCCCCGTGTGTAAAAGTCCGTCTTTGGGGGCGGCCAAACAGGTCAACGCAAAAGCCCCCTGCGGCACTGCCACCGCAGACGGCGGCAATGTGCCTGCCGCCAACACATCCCAGACCCAGAAATGGAAGATATGCACAGTGTGCAACGAGCTCTTCCCCGAGACCCTCTACAGCGCTCATTTTGAAAGTGCGCACAAGGCGAGGATAGTGTGGGCCATGGCCAAGTACATCATGAAAATCCACAACTTCACCAGCAAGTGTTTGCTTTGCAACCGCTACTTGCCCAGTGATACGCTGCTCAACCATCTGCTAATACACGGCATCACGTGCCCACAGTGCCACTCTTCTTTCCACAGTGTTGAGAAACTCCTTGAGCACGAGCAGCAGGCCCACTTTAACGTTTTTGTAGGACCACCCGGGTCGGCGGCGCTAATGTTCGATCTCACCATCAAACAAAACGTCCAGCTTCACGTTCTCACCTTTAACATGAACGAATCCGAGGCGAAAGAAAAGTCTGTCCGGAAAGTGGCCCCTTCCCTCGCCCAGACGCAAGTGCTTGAAGGTTCCTTCTGCACAAACAGGGAAGCGATTGACACGAGCAAGACAGTGTGCCCGCTGTGTTGCACCCCTGTGAAAGAATCGGTGGCAAATCCGTTGGCCTTTCACCTCAGGCAGCGACATCAGGTACTCCAAACGATGCATCCCGTTGAAAAGAAGATGACCTACAAGTGCATCCATTGTTTGGGAGTGTACACGAGCAACATGGTGGCTTCCACTATAACGCTGCATCTCGTCCAGTGCAGAGCGGTTGGAAGGAAGCAGGCCAGTCTTGGTGCCAAGTCGGCCCTGACGCTCAACTCGGCCGGAATGCCCGTGCTCAAGAGGGTGCTGCCGACACGCGTGGCCACTTATTCCAAGAAGATCAAACTGAGCACAGACTCAACATTTCCTTCCACCGCTATAACGAAGACACGTATCGGGGACCTCGCTGTGGATCAGCGAAACAATGAGCACAAGACATTTGAGGCTCGCCAAAAGTTCCTACAGTCCTACTTCAATCAGCGTCCTTATCCTACCGCCGCCGAAGAGAAAAAATTGTCCACGAGCCTCTGGATATGGAAATCTCACATATGCAAGCACTTTGCGACCATGCAGAGAGAATGCAAAAGTGAATGTGAGAAATCAAACCTGGCTGTACTTCTCGGATTTGACACGCAGGCCCTCGAGAAAGTCAAACACGACATTGATTTCCCCAGCGCCCAGATTGAAAGCGCTTCGGGGGACAGGCCCGGTCGGCTCAAGTCTGGCGTTCCGAATATGGCCCGAAACAAGACCGTCGCctcctctgcaaagaacatTTGCACAGAGCCCATTCTAATCGACTCGGATAGCGAGCCAGAAATCGAGCCAACTCCTGTTGCTAAGAGAAACGGTGACTCGAACCCGCGCAACAGTGAACCAG GTGACTCGGCACAGGCGGAGAAGGAGGCAGGTGACTCGATGCTCCCCGAAGAGAAGCAGACAGGAGACTCCACACGCGCGGAAGACGAGGCAGATAAATCCACACACTCGGAAGAGAAGCACGCGGGTGACTCCACACAAACGTTAGAGAACTCGCAAGCCGACTCGACGGAAGAGGAGTCAGTAGCTACCTCGACAGATACAGAAGAGAAGCAGCCGGTCGACTCGAAAGACACAGGAGAGAAGGAAGCGGTAACCGCGGAAGAGTCTTCATGCACCAGTGAAATATCTTTGcaagaagaaaatgcaaacgCATGA